A single Fundulus heteroclitus isolate FHET01 chromosome 4, MU-UCD_Fhet_4.1, whole genome shotgun sequence DNA region contains:
- the LOC118562905 gene encoding interleukin-1 receptor-like 1 isoform X2, producing the protein MFSVKFLTMLLKMVLLLLLFFTFISGEPLPNLGIYSPMNGEVIEVELAALITCTAVIDSCGSSLFWLRKNEFVERNDTLRYFYNFTNPCNISEEMSHWMNASLVFREVLEEDLSTNFTCKLESDEFTRFATITLNKTAGLSYSIITVCAVCITVVMAVTIFILVKFKVDVTLFLRDSIGLKCCQQNTSDGKIYDAFLLCYKSVTDGGLSEEDRKYLASTLEDQFGYSLCLYDQDVLPGQAVAEAVLDCIDESRAVILVPSFPDPELGSEVLSAIHASLAEKKTRLIFINTEQMEASTSGSFPEALQLLSKAGNSVTWKGGPPSSSFWKQLRYHLLAPQQAPKMGLLEQEF; encoded by the exons GAGAGCCTCTGCCAAACCTTGGAATCTATTCTCCAATGAATGGTGAAGTTATTGAAGTAGAACTTG CTGCATTGATTACTTGTACAGCAGTCATAGATTCCTGTGGAAGTTCACTTTTCTGGTTGAGAAAAAATGAATTTGTAGAAAGAAATGACACCCTTCGGTATTTCTACAATTTTACAAACCCATG CAATATTAGTGAAGAGATGTCCCattggatgaacgcgtctctaGTCTTCAGAGAAGTGTTGGAGGAGGATCTGTCTACTAATTTTACCTGCAAACTTGAAAGTGATGAATTCACACGTTTTGCCACAATCACCCTCAATAAAACAG CTGGCCTCTCTTATTCTATCATAACTGTATGCGCAGTGTGTATCACGGTGGTGATGGCTGTGACCATTTTTATACTTGTGAAGTTTAAAGTGGATGTAACCCTTTTCCTGAGGGACAGCATTGGTTTAAAATGTTGCCAACAAAACACCTCAG atGGGAAAATCTACGACGCGTTTTTATTGTGTTACAAAAGTGTCACTGATGGAGGACTGAGTGAAGAAGACAGGAAATACCTGGCGAGTACTTTGGAAGATCAGTTCGGTTACAGCCTCTGTCTTTATGATCAAGACGTATTACCTGGTCAAG CTGTGGCTGAGGCCGTGTTAGACTGCATAGATGAGAGCCGGGCTGTGATTCTGGTTCCCAGCTTTCCGGATCCTGAGCTAGGAAGCGAGGTGCTGAGTGCCATCCATGCTTCTCTTGCGGAGAAGAAGACGCGCTTGATTTTCATAAACACGGAGCAGATGGAGGCCTCGACATCAGGCTCCTTTCCAGAGGCTTTGCAGCTTCTCAGTAAGGCTGGAAATAGCGTCACCTGGAAGGGAGgtccaccctcctcctccttctggaAGCAGCTACGTTATCACTTACTGGCCCCACAGCAAGCACCAAAAATGGGCCTTTTAGAACAAGAATTCTAA
- the LOC118562905 gene encoding interleukin-1 receptor-like 1 isoform X1, protein MFSVKFLTMLLKMVLLLLLFFTFISGEPLPNLGIYSPMNGEVIEVELGTAALITCTAVIDSCGSSLFWLRKNEFVERNDTLRYFYNFTNPCNISEEMSHWMNASLVFREVLEEDLSTNFTCKLESDEFTRFATITLNKTAGLSYSIITVCAVCITVVMAVTIFILVKFKVDVTLFLRDSIGLKCCQQNTSDGKIYDAFLLCYKSVTDGGLSEEDRKYLASTLEDQFGYSLCLYDQDVLPGQAVAEAVLDCIDESRAVILVPSFPDPELGSEVLSAIHASLAEKKTRLIFINTEQMEASTSGSFPEALQLLSKAGNSVTWKGGPPSSSFWKQLRYHLLAPQQAPKMGLLEQEF, encoded by the exons GAGAGCCTCTGCCAAACCTTGGAATCTATTCTCCAATGAATGGTGAAGTTATTGAAGTAGAACTTG GCACAGCTGCATTGATTACTTGTACAGCAGTCATAGATTCCTGTGGAAGTTCACTTTTCTGGTTGAGAAAAAATGAATTTGTAGAAAGAAATGACACCCTTCGGTATTTCTACAATTTTACAAACCCATG CAATATTAGTGAAGAGATGTCCCattggatgaacgcgtctctaGTCTTCAGAGAAGTGTTGGAGGAGGATCTGTCTACTAATTTTACCTGCAAACTTGAAAGTGATGAATTCACACGTTTTGCCACAATCACCCTCAATAAAACAG CTGGCCTCTCTTATTCTATCATAACTGTATGCGCAGTGTGTATCACGGTGGTGATGGCTGTGACCATTTTTATACTTGTGAAGTTTAAAGTGGATGTAACCCTTTTCCTGAGGGACAGCATTGGTTTAAAATGTTGCCAACAAAACACCTCAG atGGGAAAATCTACGACGCGTTTTTATTGTGTTACAAAAGTGTCACTGATGGAGGACTGAGTGAAGAAGACAGGAAATACCTGGCGAGTACTTTGGAAGATCAGTTCGGTTACAGCCTCTGTCTTTATGATCAAGACGTATTACCTGGTCAAG CTGTGGCTGAGGCCGTGTTAGACTGCATAGATGAGAGCCGGGCTGTGATTCTGGTTCCCAGCTTTCCGGATCCTGAGCTAGGAAGCGAGGTGCTGAGTGCCATCCATGCTTCTCTTGCGGAGAAGAAGACGCGCTTGATTTTCATAAACACGGAGCAGATGGAGGCCTCGACATCAGGCTCCTTTCCAGAGGCTTTGCAGCTTCTCAGTAAGGCTGGAAATAGCGTCACCTGGAAGGGAGgtccaccctcctcctccttctggaAGCAGCTACGTTATCACTTACTGGCCCCACAGCAAGCACCAAAAATGGGCCTTTTAGAACAAGAATTCTAA